The genomic stretch CTATCAGCTATGCAAAGCTCCCCTTCTGGCTATTACCGGCACGAACGGCAAAACCACAACAACTACCTTACTGGGGGAAATGGTAAAAAGAAGCGGACGCCCAGTTGTAGTGGGGGGCAATATCGGGTTAGCCTTGTCCCAGGAAGTGCGAGGCCTGGGGCCTGATGGCCTGGCGGTTGCCGAGATCTCCAGCTTTCAGTTGGAAGGCGTTATTAACTTTAAACCTCACATTGCCGCTATTTTAAACCTTACGCCGGATCATATTGACCGTCACCGAAATATTGCGACTTATCAGGCCATGAAAGAAAGAATTTTTGCCCGGCAGCAAGGGTCGGATATTACGATTTTGAACTATGATGATCCGGTTGTACGCGAGATGAAAAGCCGCGTACCCGGTCAGGTTGTGTATTTCAGCCGAAAAAAACAAATGGAGGAAGGGATCTTTCTCGCGGATGGAATGATCCGTCTGGTCTGGCAGGGAGCCGGATACGATATTTGCCTGATTAGCGATATTAAGCTGAAAGGCGGACATAATCTGGAAAATGCCATGGCAGCAGCTGCCGCGGCGTTTTTAGCCGGCGTGAGCATTGCCGATATTGCCGCAACCTTAAAAGCCTTTGCCGGTGTGGAGCACCGTATTGAGCCAGTAGCTACTGTCCAGGGAGTAACCTATTACAATGATTCCAAAGCTACCAATCCTGAGTCTACTATTAAGGCGTTAGAAGCATTTTCTGGAAATGGTATCCTTCTTGCCGGTGGCCGGGATAAAAATACTGATTTGACGGAATTTATGACCCTGGCGAAAGAGAAATTGGATGTTTTAATTTTATTTGGCGAAGCAAAGGAACGGTTTCAGCAGGCGGCGCAAAAACTGGGAGTAAAGCGGATTGAGATTACTCAAACCATGGAGGAAGCGGTGCGTCTGGCCCACAGCATAGCCCGCCCCCCCCAGGTGGTTTTACTTTCACCAGCCTGCGCCAGCTACGATATGTTTAATAACTACGAGGAACGGGGGAGACTATTTAAGGAGTTAGTACATCAATTGCGTTGAAGGGGGTTGTTTGATGCCAAGACTCAACTCGCCGGATTTTATCATCTTTTTTTCCGTGACAGCTATATTGGCAATCGGAGTTGTCATGGTATACAGTTCCAGCGCTATTTCCGCCCATGTCAACTTTCAGGACAGTTACTACTTTTTGAAACGGCAGCTTTTGTGGGTGTTTCTGGGGTTTGCAGCCATGTTCGTAACGATGAGCATGGATTATCACCGCTGGTCTAAACTGGCTAAGCCGCTTTTAATTTTAACTTTGGTTTTGCTGGTGTTAGTCTTAGTTCCCGGACTGGGGAAAGTGGTGAACGGGGCCAGACGCTGGTTGGGTTACGGCATGTTTTCCCTGCAGCCGTCGGAGATTGCCAAACTGAGCGCTATCATTTACTGTTCCGACTATTTGGCCAGAAATCAGGAAAAAGTCACTCAATTTTTGAAAGGGTTGGGCCCTCAGTTACTGCTGTTGCTGGTTATCTTCGGGCTTATTTTAAAAGAACCGGATTTGGGAACAGCCTTGGCGATCAGTGGCACCGTGTTCATTCTGATGTTTGTCGGCGGCGCCAAACTATCCCATTTGCTGGGGCTGGCCAGCGTAGGAGTTGCCGGTGTTGTCGCCGCTATCCTGGTTGAGCCTTACCGGTTACGCCGGTTACTGGCCTTTAGCGACCCTTGGGCCGATCCGCTGAATTCCGGTTATCATATCATTCAGTCCCTTTATGCTCTGGGGTCCGGTGGGTTATTCGGCGTGGGCCTGGGCCGAAGCCGTGAAAAATTTCTGTATTTGCCGGAACCTCATACGGACTTTATTTTTGCCATCCTGGGCGAAGAGTTAGGCTTTATCGGGACAGTAGCGATCATCGTGCTATTCTTTTTATTGGCCTGGCGCGGTTTAAGGGTTGCTATATCTGCCCCCGACATCTATGGGAGCATGCTGGCTACCGGTGTGACCTCCATGATTGTCCTGCAAGCGATTATGAATATCGCTGTTGTCACTGCATCTATGCCGGTAACCGGCATTCCTTTGCCATTTTTGAGTTTTGGCGGATCCGCCCTGGTTTTTAATTTAGCGGGGATCGGGATACTACTGAATATTTCCCGCTACTGCCACTTAAGATAGGGAACCGTTGAAAAAGGCTCATCTGCGCACTTTCCAGCATCTGGGCCTTTTTCAACGGTTCCAAATCCGAGGACAAGATTTGTGATAGGAGGAATCCATGTGCGTATCATTCTTTCTGGCGGGGGGACCGGTGGACACATCTACCCCGCCATTGCTATTGCTAAAGAGTTAGTCAAGCTCGCACAACCCTGTGACATACTTTTTGTGGGGACAAGGCATGGTTTGGAAGCGGATATTATTCCCAAAGAAGGATTTGATCTGGAAACTATTGAGGTACACGGACTGGAACGGCGGTTTTCCTGGGAGAATGTAAAGACTGTCTGGAATACCATGGGAAGTTTATGGGATTGTCGGCGAATTATCGGGCAATTTAAACCGGATGCAGTGATCGGTACAGGGGGTTATGTGTGCGGTCCTATTGTGCTTACTGCCGCCTTAATGGGCATTCCTACTCTGATTCAGGAGCAAAACGCCATTCCGGGGATTACCAACAAATTACTGGCGTTAGTAGTCGATAAAATTGCCTTAGGCTATAAAGAGGCCATTCCCTTCTTCAGTAATCAAAAGAAAATAGTTGTTACCGGCAATCCCATCCGGGAAGAAGTATTGTCGGTCGATCGGGCGCAGGGGGTTCAGGCTCTGGGGTTGGATGCCGGGAGGAAAACAGTTCTGGTGGCAGGCGGCAGCCGGGGGGCCCGCAGTATCAACCGGGCCATGAAAGCAGTACATCAGCGGTTCGCCAATCGCGCCGGAATTCAGATATTGCATGTTACCGGACAAAGCGAGTATAATAATATGGTTAGTTTTTATCAGGAATCCGGTATAGACGTATTGGGGACTGGAAATATTATCATTACACCCTATTTGTATAATATGCCGGATGCTCTGGCTGCCGCCGATATTGGCATTTTTCGCGCCGGTGCTATCGGTTTGGCTGAACTTACGGCGAAGGGGGTCCCGGCGATACTGGTTCCGTATCCTTATGCCGCGGAAAATCATCAGGAATATAATGCCCGGGTACTGGAAAAAGAGGGGGCAGCCATTATGATTACCGATGCACAATTAGACGGCAACCTTTTGGCCGATGCGCTCGAAAAATTATTATGCCGGGAAGAAACACTGGAAAAAATGTCGCTGGCCAGCCGGCGGCTGGGCAGGCCCGGCGCGGCGAAAGCAGTTGCCAAGCTGGCCTTGGCGCTGGTTCATCACTGATTTTTGGGCTGTGTAGCAATTAAGTCATGTCTGGCATACAATGAAATTACTCTAAGAGTTCTTTTGTTGTTGGTTACGGGCTTTGGCGACGCTGAAAAAGGGGGAGAAACTTTGATAAATCTAGATATGATTGGAAGAATACACTTTGTCGGTATCGGTGGTGCCGGAATGAGCGGAATTGCAAAAGTCTTAATCGAAATGGGCCACCCTGTTTCCGGTTCCGACATCAACGATTCAGAGACAGTACATAAGCTGCAGGCTATCGGAGCTAAAATATTTATTGGCCACAGAAAAGAAAATGTTGAGGGAGCGGCGGCAATTGTCACATCGACGGCCATTACCAAGGCAAATCCGGAAGTAATTGCCGCTCAGGAGAAAACTATCCCTATTTTTCACCGCTCCGATATGGTAGCCGCTTTAATGCAGGCTAAATACGGCATTGCTGTAGCCGGCGCTCATGGCAAAACAACTACAACATCTATGGTGGCGATAGCATTAGAGCACGCCGGTATCAGTCCCACGGTGCTGGTAGGCGGAGAATTGGATTTTCTTCATGGCAACGCCAAACTTGGCACCGGCGAACACTTGGTAGCGGAAGCCGATGAAAGCGATGGCTCGTTTTTAAAGTTTTCGCCCCGGATCGCAATAGTCACCAACATAGAAAATGACCATATGGATTATTATCAAACTATGGAAAATATGCTAGGGGCATTTTCAAAATTTCTCAAGAAATTACCCTCAAATGGTTTAGCGGTATTATGCTTTGATAATGCAAATGTCAGGCAGGTTTCCCAAGACCTGGACGCTCCCGTTATTTCCTATGGGTTAGATTATCCCGCGGATGTTACAGCGACAAATATCACCTCTCGAGGAGCCACCACCCGTTTTGATGTCATTTTTCAGGGCGCGAATTTGGGGACCGTTGAGTTACAAGTCCCAGGCCGGCATAATGTTTTGAATTCATTAGCCGCTATTGCGGTAGGCCTGCATCTGGGCCTGGCGTTTCAGTCCATTGCCGCTGGCTTACTATTGTTTAAGGGAGCCAAGCGCCGCTTTCAGACAAAAGGGCGGGTAGACGGGGTATGGATTGTGGACGACTATGCCCACCATCCCACGGAAATCACGACGACCCTGCTGGCTGCCAGGGACACTGATCCCAAAAGGCTGATTTGTATCTTTCAGCCCCACAGATATACTCGGACTCAATTGTTGCGCGCTGAGTTTGGGCGGGCATTTTATCCGGCAGATGTTTTGGTGTTAACCGATATTTACGCCGCCAGCGAAGATCCAATACCTGGTATTTCAGGAGAAACCTTGAAAGATGAGGTGGAAAGCCAAACGAAACAACGCGTTACCTACATTGCCGATAAAAACAAAATTGCCCGTTATCTGGCGGAGATTGTCGAATCTGGGGATCTGGTGATGACCATGGGCGCCGGCAATGTTTATCAGATCGGCGAGGAGTTACTGGAAACTCTAACGGACCGATAAGGATTTTATTTGTTTGTTTTGTGGGTGGTTGTACTTTTCTAGGAGGGGAGACGATGGAGAAATTTATCGTCAAGGGAGAAGTACGATTAAACGGCAGTATCCGGTGTAGCGGCGCTAAAAACGCGACTTTGCCGATTATGGCGGCTACATTGCTTTGTTCTGGGTTATGTATCATACATAACGTTCCTCAACTGAAAGACATTAAGGTCATGCAGGATATATTGTCACTGTTCGGAGTGACCATCAAACGCGAAGCAAGTACCTTAATAATGGATACATCTAATATTCGGGTCAGTGATATACCTGAACATTTAATGCGTGAAATGCGTGCTTCTATTTTTTTGATGGGCCCCCTGCTGGGCCGGTTTAAAAAGGTACGTTTATCTTATCCCGGGGGCTGCGCTATTGGTCCCCGACCGATTGATCTCCATCTCAAAGCTTTAACCAGGATTGGCGCTAAGGTGAGAGAAAGCTTCGGTTATATTGAGGCTGAGGCTGAAAAGCTCGTGGGCAACGAAATTCATTTTGATTTTCCCAGTGTCGGGGCGACCGAAAATGCCATGATGGCAGCGGTATTGGCGGAAGGAACCACTATGATCCGTAATGCGGCCCGGGAACCGGAAATAACCGACCTGCAGAACTTTTTAAACAAAATGGGCGCCAGGATCAAGGGCGCCGGTACCGATACCATTACCATTGAAGGTGTTTCCCGCCTGAATCCTGCCGAGCATCAAATCATTCCTGACCGGATCGAAGCAGGTACCTTTTTGCTTGCCGGCGCCATGACCCGTGGTGATGTTACGATTGAAAATATTTCACCTGACTTCTTGTTCTCAGTGACGAATAAAATACAAGAAATCGGAGCCGATATTACCTTGGGACCCAACTTCATCCGCATAAAGGCGGATGAGATACGCGCCACCGATGTAAAGACCCTGCCGCATCCGGGGTTTCCCACCGATTTGCAGGCGCCGATCCTATCTTTGCTCAGCATCGCCAAAGGCACCAGCATTGTAACGGAAACCATATTCGAGAACCGGTTTAAGCATGTGGATGAACTGACCCGCATGGGGGCTAAAATTAAGGTGGAAGGTCGCTCGGCTATTGTACGGGGTGTGGCTAATTTAACAGGAGCTGTGGTGGCGGCTACCGATTTACGGGCAGGCGGGGCATTGGTGCTAGCCGCTCTGGCTGCGGAAGGGATTTCAGAAATAGAAAATGTTCATTATATCGACCGGGGATATGAACATTTTGAGCGCAAACTGCAAAGTTTAGGCGCTGATATTCTTCGATGCCAATAGGTTTTCTTTACTTACTTTATAAGCCAAGAGAAAAATAGGCAGTGAATTCGCTGCCTATTTTTTTTGTTTATGAAAGGACAGGACTGTTGTATACTTATCAATAGGCAGCAGGCAGTGCTGCAGTATGAAGAGAGAGAGGTGACCTGGACTGGAGCAGGCAGCACAGGAACATAAACGGCGAGTGAAAAACGGGGCACTGGTGAAGTTGCTTCTCTTTGCCTTTATTTTTGTTCTGGCAACGTTTTTGTTCCTTCATTCCGACTTCTTTCTGGTAGGAACTGTTTCAATACAAGGGAATCATCATCTGTCTAAGGAAGAAATCTTGCAAATTGCCGGTATTCCTGAGCGTATTAACATTTTTCGTCTGAATACCACCGATATAGCCAACAAGCTTTTAAAAGATTTGAGAATCTATGAAGTAAAAATCTTGCGTAAATATCCCGCTACTGTTATCATTAATATCCGTGAGCGTCAACCATTAGTGTATCTGGCCAATGCTTACGGATTTGTTCAGGTGGATCAGCACGGTTTGGTTCTGGCGGCCTTCAAAAATATTAAATACTTTAATGTCCCGATTGTAACCGGCATTCGTTTAGGCAATGCATATACCGGCGATACGGTAAATCTGCCTCAGCTTGTGCCCGTCCTTACTTATTTATCGTTATTGAATGAACGGACCCTAGCACAAATATCCGAGATGAGTTTCAGATCCCCGGAAGAATATACCGCCTATACGGTTCACTCTATGGCTATTATTTTGGGAAAGGCGGAGCGTATGGAGGAAAAAGCCCGACTGACCAATGAAATAGTAAAAGACTTGGAGAACAGTAAAGCTAGGGCGGAATATATCGATCTCAGTTATATCTCGCCCTATGTTAAATTGAAGAGGAACTAAACTTTAAGGATGTGATTGCATGACTTCCAAAAGGCAGGGACAGGTATCTATTGCATTAGTATGTATAGTACTTGGAATCATGTTGGCTATACAGTTTCGTACGACTCAGGATGTACAGTCTTCGATTCCATTTCAAAGGCTGGAGGATTTATCCCAGCGTTTAAATCAGACTGAAAAAGAACGGGATGCTTTGCAGAAAGAAGTTTATCAACTGCGGCAGAGCGATAAGACCGAAGCGATATCCCAAGAAATGGCGAACATTAAAATGGCTGCCGGTCTGACGGCTTTACAGGGTCCGGGGGTCATGGTCACGATTGATGACAGCAAACGTCCGGCCAAACCGGGTGAAAACCCCAATTTATACCTGATTCATGATGATGATATCCTGAAAGTTATTAATGAACTTTGGGCTGCAGGCTCGGAAGCAGTGTCCATCAATGAACAGCGATTAATTGCCACATCAGAGATTCGTTGCGCCGGACCGACCCTTTCCGTCAATAATACCCGTTATTCCCCCCCTTACGAAATTCGCGCTATCGGGGATCCCAAAACATTGGAGAATGCCTTGCGAATGCGGGGAGGCGTGATTGAGACCCTTCAATTTTGGGGCATTCAGATTGCTCTGAAACAGCAGAGTAATATTCAGATTCCGGCCTACAAAGGGGCTTATCGTTTCGATTACGCAAAACCCGCGAGGACGGTGCTCAATAATGTTGTTACTGGCCATAATCGGCATTATAATCGGCATTCTTATTGGTACCGTATTTCCCATTAATATTCCGGCTGAATACGCCAAATTTATGTCAGTGGCACTGCTGGCCTCGCTGGATTCGGTTTTCGGCGGGTTACGCGCCGGTATTTACGAGAGTTTTGATAATACAATTTTTATCAGCGGTTTCTTTACCAACGCCCTGCTGGCGGCGGGCCTGGTTTATATGGGTGAAAGGCTGGGAATTGATTTATACTATGTGGCTTCTCTGGCTTTCGGTTTGCGTATCTTTCAGAACCTGGCCATTATTCGCCGTTATTTTTTAAAGAAATAGTAGTGACCGTAAATATATATAACCACAATCATAACAGGTTGTGGTTATTTGATTTAAATCGAAAAAAGTCCTGAAACAGGCTTTTATTTTGCAAATATTTTTCTGACAATTGTCTGGAAATATGCTAAAATTTATTCGTGCCGCTGGCATTTGTAAAAAAGGGGTATATGCCGCTGGCGTTGAATTACAAATATTTAAGATGTTTTACCTTTTAGTACCGGAGATGATTTTCCCTACATTAAGGAGGTTGCACTCATGCTTGAACTGGAGATGGAGTGTGAACAGCTCGCCTCTATAAAAGTAATTGGCGTTGGCGGCGGTGGCAGCAATGCAGTGAATCGAATGATTGCTGCCAATGTGCGGGGAGTAGAATTTATTGCGGTCAACACCGATGCTCAGGCGCTGATCACATCCAATGCTCCCTATCGTATACAAATCGGAGAAAAGCTGACGAAGGGACTGGGCGCCGGTGCCAACCCTGATGTGGGAGAAAAAGCGGCGCAGGAAAGCCGGGAGGCCCTTTTAAAAGCCCTGAAAGGGGCTGATATGGTTTTTATTACGGCAGGAATGGGCGGCGGTACAGGTACCGGAGCTGCTCCTATCGTGGCGGAATGTGCCAAAGAGGTTGGAGCATTAACGGTGGGTGTGGTTACCAAGCCCTTTTCTTTTGAAGGGCGGCGCAGGCAAAGTCAGGCTGACCGCGGTATTGGCACACTAAAACCAAAAGTAGATACCCTCATTACCATCCCCAATGACCGCCTGATGCAGGTGGTCGATAAACGGACATCAATTCTTGAAGCATTCCGGGTCGCTGACGATGTATTGCGGCAAGGGGTGCAGGGCATTTCGGATCTCATCGCCGTTCCCGGTTTGATTAACCTGGATTTTGCCGATGTTAAAACTATCATGATGAATACCGGTACAGCCTTGATGGGGATCGGGGTCGCGTCAGGAGAGAATCGGGCGGCTTTAGCCGCCGAGGCTGCCATTAACAGTCCTCTCCTGGAAACTTCCATTCATGGCGCCAGAGGAGTATTGCTCAGCATTACCGGCGGCCCCGGTCTGGGTTTATTTGAAGTCAATGAAGCGGCGGAAATGATCCAAAAAGCGGCGGACCCTGAAGCCAATATTATTTTTGGCGCTGTGGTTGATGAAAATGTTGGCGAAGAAGTCCGGATTACGGTCATTGCTACGGGCTTTGAAACAAAGGGCCCTGCTCATTCCCCAACCGTTTCCCTTTCATTGCCCAAAATAGAGGGCTTGAATATTCCCCCGTTTTTAAAGCCCTAAAGTCAAGAAATAAAAAAGACTGGCCATCGGTCAGTCTTTTTTATTTTGGGAAAAAAATGAGCTTTTAGCTTTAATAATATCCTATTTTGTTTTCAGCCAAAACCCATAGAATAACATTCTTTCAACTTAACGCAATTTATAATTGAATTAATCCATTTTTTGTTTGGGCTGTCATAAATTCGAAGAATCAGCATAGGGTGTTATAACGACTAAATACTTGGCAGGTAGAGTTTATGATTATATATATTGATGTGATATTGGCCTTGAATATGGTGCTCAATGGAGTGGTTTTGCATTTTACCGCTCATGTTTTAGGATTGCGCTATTCTCTTTTTAAAATAGCATTGGCGGCTGCCATAGGCAGTCTTTATGCTTTAGGATTATTTATCGAAGCACTGGCAGTCCTATATTGTTTCCCCTGGAGAATCATATTGCCGCTGGTTGTTTTGACAATTGCCTTTGGCAAGATGCCATGGAAGAAGTTCATTTTAACTGCAGTTGTCTATCATAGCATTTCATTTTTTCTGGGAGGAACGGTATTGGCCTATTCTTATCTTACTTTATCCGGACCTGGCAGGGAATTTTGGGGATATACGAGCGGATCTGTCCAAAGTGTAAATTATCAGCAACTATTGGGGGGAGGGATATGCGGCTGCATCATATTGCAGACATTTGCCCGTAGGATAGTGGAGCGAGTCCAAAAACAAGATCTATATTACAACCTGAAAATTATTTATGACAATCAGCGGGCAACCGTAAGGGCGCTGCTGGATACAGGGAATGGATTGCATTCGATCGCAGGGCATAAGCCGGTTGTTTTAGCTGATTTTCAGGCAATAGAGTCCCTGCTGGGGCAGGAATGCCTGCATTTCTTGCAGAATATGGCACCGGGCAGCTGGGTGGAACAGTTGGATCGATGTCCTGATGCGAAATGGCTGTCAAGAGTGGAAGTAATACCTTGCCGCCATGTGGGAGGAAATAGTTGCTTCATTGGCTTTCGTCCGGACAAAATTGAGCTTCTGACAAAAGATGGGTTGCTTTCTGTGACAGAAGTGGTGATTGGCATATATCCTGGCCACCTTGACCGTAACCTGGAATATGTCGCTATACTGCATCCTGCAGTCTTACATAATACGGACCTTTTAGCAAAGGAGGTATAAGTTTGCATACGCATGGAATCAAAACGAAATGGATCATCTTGCGATTGAAACTCAGGCTGAAAATCATTCATCTGCTGCAATATTTTGGTTTGTATGACCCGGACGAATTATATTATGTGGGCAGCACAGAAATACTGCCGCCTCCTCTGAGCAATGATGAAGAGATCTTTTTACTGACTTGTCTGCAGCAAGGAGATAAGGCGGTAAAAAGCATCTTTATAGAGAGAAATTTACGTCTGGTGGTGTATATTGCCCGTAAATTTGAAAACACTGGCGTGGGAATAGAAGATTTGGTGAGTATTGGAACAATTGGTTTGATTAAAGCGGTGAATACATTCGATCCTCTAAAAAGAATCAAATTAGCTACTTACGCTTCCCGTTGCATTGAAAATGAAATTCTGATGTATCTGCGCCGCAATAGTAAGACCAGGACGGAAGTCTCATTTGACGAACCGTTAAACATTGATTGGGATGGCAATGAATTACTGCTTTCAGATGTTCTGGGGACAGAAAATGACATTATCTATAAAAGCGTGGAAGAAGAAGTGGATAAAATGCTGCTCAATAAGGCTATGAGCCGATTGAGCGGCAGAGAAAGAAAAATTATGCAGCTTCGATTCGGTTTGGAAGATGACGGGGTCGAGAGAACCCAAAAAGAGGTGGCCGATATGCTGGGAATATCCCAGTCTTATATATCACGCCTGGAAAAAAGAATCATCCGACGGCTGCGCAAGGAAATCAGCCGTATGGACTAAATAATAAAAAAAGGGTGGAACAATGTTCCGCCCTTTTTCATTCGGTATAAAAACTGACGACAGTGGCAATAATTCAGATAGAGTGAATTTTCAACAATAAACAATACTGGATATTTATGGGAGTGATGACTTTGATTATCAACAAGGTAGAAATTTGCGGCGTCAATACAGCTAAGCTCCCTGTGCTATCAGCAGTAAAAATGCGAGAATTGTTCGAACTGATGCAAAGCGGCCAACTGGACTCCCGGGAAAGGCTTATTTATGGTAATTTACGGCTGGTACTGAGCGTAATCCAGCGCTTTAATAACCGGGGCGAATATGTGGATGATTTGTTTCAGGTGGGCTGCATCGGTTTGATCAAGGCCATCGACAATTTTGATTTGTCTCAGAATGTGAAGTTTTCTACCTATGCTGTGCCGATGATTATCGGCGAGATCAGAAGATATTTACGGGATAACAATCCCATCCGGGTAAGTCGTTCCATGCGGGATATCGCCTATAAAGCGTTGCAGGTCCGGGATGCGCTGGTCAGCAAATTTTCCCGGGAACCATCGGTGACTGAAATTGCTGAAGAGTTAAAGATCCCCCGGGAAGAAGTCATTTTTGCCCTGGATGCCATCCAGGAGCCGATTTCGCTATTTGAGCCTATTTATCATGACGGGGGAGATCCCATTTTTGTCATGGACCAGATCGGGGATGATAAAAATCTGGACTTTACCTGGCTGGAGAGTGTCGCCATTAAGGAGGCATTACGAAAGCTGAGTGAACGGGAGAAACATATTTTGACCTTGCGATTTTTTGAAGGAAAAACTCAGATGGAAGTAGCGGATGAAATAGGCATATCCCAAGCGCAGGTATCTCGTCTGGAAAAAGCTGCGCTGGGACATATGCGCAAGTATATGTAAACCTCAGGCTCGGGATAGGAGAAATTTACGAAATGAATATTAAATATGGTTTGAGTCTTTGTATAATAGGGCTGATATTGGGTCTGGCTGTTTTATCAGCCGACCGAGCGATTTCCGGACCAAAAGTCCTTGGCAACCAGGAGGTGGTTCGTTTTCACGTTCTCGCCAACAGCGACAGCGCTTACGATCAGACCGTAAAACATAAAGTCCGGGATGCAGTTATTTCCCATTTAACTCCTTTATTACAGGACGTAACGGATGCTCATGCCGCAAAAAAAGTAGTGATGGATCAGCGAGAAAAGCTTCAGGCTGCTGCCGATGCCGTACTGGCAGCTTACGGTGCCCCTTATCGCGCCACGGTGATT from Acetonema longum DSM 6540 encodes the following:
- the murD gene encoding UDP-N-acetylmuramoyl-L-alanine--D-glutamate ligase; this translates as MEFSGKKCLVLGAGISGISAANVLQELGVAVTLSDAKPLDSLNPSLASQIHQGIRLSFGKQDEALLSGQDYVIVSPGVSIYSPLVETAQRNGKLVMSEIEVAYQLCKAPLLAITGTNGKTTTTTLLGEMVKRSGRPVVVGGNIGLALSQEVRGLGPDGLAVAEISSFQLEGVINFKPHIAAILNLTPDHIDRHRNIATYQAMKERIFARQQGSDITILNYDDPVVREMKSRVPGQVVYFSRKKQMEEGIFLADGMIRLVWQGAGYDICLISDIKLKGGHNLENAMAAAAAAFLAGVSIADIAATLKAFAGVEHRIEPVATVQGVTYYNDSKATNPESTIKALEAFSGNGILLAGGRDKNTDLTEFMTLAKEKLDVLILFGEAKERFQQAAQKLGVKRIEITQTMEEAVRLAHSIARPPQVVLLSPACASYDMFNNYEERGRLFKELVHQLR
- the spoVE gene encoding stage V sporulation protein E → MPRLNSPDFIIFFSVTAILAIGVVMVYSSSAISAHVNFQDSYYFLKRQLLWVFLGFAAMFVTMSMDYHRWSKLAKPLLILTLVLLVLVLVPGLGKVVNGARRWLGYGMFSLQPSEIAKLSAIIYCSDYLARNQEKVTQFLKGLGPQLLLLLVIFGLILKEPDLGTALAISGTVFILMFVGGAKLSHLLGLASVGVAGVVAAILVEPYRLRRLLAFSDPWADPLNSGYHIIQSLYALGSGGLFGVGLGRSREKFLYLPEPHTDFIFAILGEELGFIGTVAIIVLFFLLAWRGLRVAISAPDIYGSMLATGVTSMIVLQAIMNIAVVTASMPVTGIPLPFLSFGGSALVFNLAGIGILLNISRYCHLR
- the murG gene encoding undecaprenyldiphospho-muramoylpentapeptide beta-N-acetylglucosaminyltransferase → MRIILSGGGTGGHIYPAIAIAKELVKLAQPCDILFVGTRHGLEADIIPKEGFDLETIEVHGLERRFSWENVKTVWNTMGSLWDCRRIIGQFKPDAVIGTGGYVCGPIVLTAALMGIPTLIQEQNAIPGITNKLLALVVDKIALGYKEAIPFFSNQKKIVVTGNPIREEVLSVDRAQGVQALGLDAGRKTVLVAGGSRGARSINRAMKAVHQRFANRAGIQILHVTGQSEYNNMVSFYQESGIDVLGTGNIIITPYLYNMPDALAAADIGIFRAGAIGLAELTAKGVPAILVPYPYAAENHQEYNARVLEKEGAAIMITDAQLDGNLLADALEKLLCREETLEKMSLASRRLGRPGAAKAVAKLALALVHH
- the murC gene encoding UDP-N-acetylmuramate--L-alanine ligase gives rise to the protein MIGRIHFVGIGGAGMSGIAKVLIEMGHPVSGSDINDSETVHKLQAIGAKIFIGHRKENVEGAAAIVTSTAITKANPEVIAAQEKTIPIFHRSDMVAALMQAKYGIAVAGAHGKTTTTSMVAIALEHAGISPTVLVGGELDFLHGNAKLGTGEHLVAEADESDGSFLKFSPRIAIVTNIENDHMDYYQTMENMLGAFSKFLKKLPSNGLAVLCFDNANVRQVSQDLDAPVISYGLDYPADVTATNITSRGATTRFDVIFQGANLGTVELQVPGRHNVLNSLAAIAVGLHLGLAFQSIAAGLLLFKGAKRRFQTKGRVDGVWIVDDYAHHPTEITTTLLAARDTDPKRLICIFQPHRYTRTQLLRAEFGRAFYPADVLVLTDIYAASEDPIPGISGETLKDEVESQTKQRVTYIADKNKIARYLAEIVESGDLVMTMGAGNVYQIGEELLETLTDR
- the murA gene encoding UDP-N-acetylglucosamine 1-carboxyvinyltransferase, which codes for MEKFIVKGEVRLNGSIRCSGAKNATLPIMAATLLCSGLCIIHNVPQLKDIKVMQDILSLFGVTIKREASTLIMDTSNIRVSDIPEHLMREMRASIFLMGPLLGRFKKVRLSYPGGCAIGPRPIDLHLKALTRIGAKVRESFGYIEAEAEKLVGNEIHFDFPSVGATENAMMAAVLAEGTTMIRNAAREPEITDLQNFLNKMGARIKGAGTDTITIEGVSRLNPAEHQIIPDRIEAGTFLLAGAMTRGDVTIENISPDFLFSVTNKIQEIGADITLGPNFIRIKADEIRATDVKTLPHPGFPTDLQAPILSLLSIAKGTSIVTETIFENRFKHVDELTRMGAKIKVEGRSAIVRGVANLTGAVVAATDLRAGGALVLAALAAEGISEIENVHYIDRGYEHFERKLQSLGADILRCQ
- a CDS encoding cell division protein FtsQ/DivIB, translating into MKNGALVKLLLFAFIFVLATFLFLHSDFFLVGTVSIQGNHHLSKEEILQIAGIPERINIFRLNTTDIANKLLKDLRIYEVKILRKYPATVIINIRERQPLVYLANAYGFVQVDQHGLVLAAFKNIKYFNVPIVTGIRLGNAYTGDTVNLPQLVPVLTYLSLLNERTLAQISEMSFRSPEEYTAYTVHSMAIILGKAERMEEKARLTNEIVKDLENSKARAEYIDLSYISPYVKLKRN
- a CDS encoding DUF881 domain-containing protein, with amino-acid sequence MTSKRQGQVSIALVCIVLGIMLAIQFRTTQDVQSSIPFQRLEDLSQRLNQTEKERDALQKEVYQLRQSDKTEAISQEMANIKMAAGLTALQGPGVMVTIDDSKRPAKPGENPNLYLIHDDDILKVINELWAAGSEAVSINEQRLIATSEIRCAGPTLSVNNTRYSPPYEIRAIGDPKTLENALRMRGGVIETLQFWGIQIALKQQSNIQIPAYKGAYRFDYAKPARTVLNNVVTGHNRHYNRHSYWYRISH
- a CDS encoding small basic family protein, producing MLLLAIIGIIIGILIGTVFPINIPAEYAKFMSVALLASLDSVFGGLRAGIYESFDNTIFISGFFTNALLAAGLVYMGERLGIDLYYVASLAFGLRIFQNLAIIRRYFLKK